In Vicia villosa cultivar HV-30 ecotype Madison, WI unplaced genomic scaffold, Vvil1.0 ctg.001966F_1_1, whole genome shotgun sequence, a genomic segment contains:
- the LOC131637308 gene encoding transcription factor bHLH68-like, with protein MNRGVVQSSPVQQMMASNPNWWNINNMRPPSPQPPPFFSTPNSNFLIPNFTPNSSSSSLPFPSWHDNHQELPESWSQLLMSGIVGEEDKIGMSQFQNQMLITQAPNSSLVDIKQESSGNSYAYGHGNEELNSCVTSFNTNNMLDFSNNNNNHNNTDLIHPQPDLSSECNSISSSGAMKKARVQQATTTQSTFKVRKEKLGDRITALHQLVSPFGKTDTASVLLEAIGYIRFLQTQIEALSLPYLSNGSGNTRQQHLVQGDKNCLFPEDPGQLLHENSLKRKAAEEVSQEESKKDLKSRGLCLVPVSCTLQVGNDNGADYWAPALGGAFR; from the exons ATGAATAGAGGTGTTGTACAAAGCTCACCAGTTCAACAAATGATGGCTAGTAACCCTAATTGGTGGAACATCAATAACATGAGGCCTCCATCTCCACAACCTCCTCCTTTCTTTTCTACTCCTAATTCTAACTTTCTCATCCCTAATTTTACAccaaattcttcttcttcttctcttccttttCCTTCTTGGCATGATAATCATCAAGAGCTTCCTGAATCTTGGAGCCAACTACTCAT gaGTGGAATTGTTGGTGAGGAAGATAAGATTGGAATGAgccaatttcaaaatcaaatgctaATAACTCAAGCTCCAAATTCTTCTCTTGTTGATATTAAACAAGAAAGCTCAGGAAATAGCTATGCATATGGACATGGAAATGAAGAACTTAATTCATGTGTCACAAGTTTCAACACCAACAACATGTTAGATTTctctaacaataataataatcataataatacaGATTTGATTCATCCACAACCAGATCTATCTTCTGAG TGCAATAGCATTTCATCTAGTGGGGCAATGAAGAAAGCTAGGGTTCAACAAGCTACTACAACTCAATCAACCTTCAAG GTTAGGAAGGAGAAGTTAGGTGACAGAATTACTGCCCTTCATCAGCTTGTTTCCCCATTTGGAAAG ACTGACACAGCCTCTGTCTTGTTAGAAGCTATTGGTTATATCAGATTCCTTCAGACACAAATTGAG GCTCTTAGCTTACCATACTTGAGCAATGGATCAGGAAACACAAGACAACAACATTTA GTTCAAGGAGATAAGAATTGTTTATTCCCTGAAGACCCTGGTCAG CTGCTACATGAAAATAGCTTGAAGAGGAAAGCAGCTGAAGAG GTTTCTCAAGAAGAATCAAAGAAGGACCTAAAAAGTAGAGGGCTGTGTCTTGTTCCAGTGTCATGCACACTTCAAGTTGGGAATGACAATGGAGCTGATTATTGGGCACCTGCCCTAGGAGGAGCCTTTCGTTAG
- the LOC131637313 gene encoding bark storage protein A-like isoform X1, translating into MKFLSVLVLVLLGNSIEAYSEISQISLKEISNINSQGPYIGIVVPNAYELKPLLQSSSFVPHNKFLYFDFAGRHFRIGELEKKKVIVVMSGEGMLNAGLATQLLLTLFNVEGVLHYGIAGNVNSKFQVGDVTIPQYWAHTGLWHWQRFGEDSGDFNREFGHLKFSDYNNYTKHSKSVENILNKVWYLPEQIFPVDGALEVKQHAFWVPVDKNYFEIATKLKNVELISCVNKTCLPRKPIVVRVKKGVSANVFVDNKAYRNHLKSKLDATPTDMESAAVALVCFQQKIPFIAIRALSDLAGGGSALTNEASIFLSLASQNAFDVLVKFISLL; encoded by the exons atgaagtttctaaGTGTTCTCGTGCTTGTATTATTGGGAAATAGCATCGAGGCCTATAGTGaaatttctcaaatttctttGAAAGAAATCAGTAATATCAATAGCCAAGGACCATATATTGGTATAGTTGTGCCAAATGCCTATGAGTTGAAGCCTCTTCTTCAATCATCCAGTTTTGTGCCTCATAACAAGTTTCTTTACTTTGACTTTGCTG GAAGACATTTTCGCATTGGTGAATTGGAAAAGAAGAAGGTTATTGTTGTTATGAGTGGAGAGGGTATG CTAAATGCAGGTCTTGCTACCCAATTGTTGCTTACTTTGTTTAATGTTGAAGGAGTTCTTCATTATGGAATTGCTGGTAATGTAAATTCTAAATTCCAAGTTGGAGATGTGACTATTCCACAATATTGGGCTCACACAGGACTTTGGCATTGGCAG AGGTTTGGTGAAGACAGTGGAGATTTCAACAGAGAATTTGGCCATCTAAAGTTTTCCGATTACAATAACTATACAAAACATTCCAAATCAGTGGAAAATATTTTGAACAAGGTTTGGTATCTACCGGAGCAAATTTTTCCTGTGGACGGAGCTCTTGAAGTAAAGCAACATGCTTTTTGGGTTCCAGTTGATAAAAATTACTTTGAAATCGCAACAAAACTCAAG AATGTTGAATTGATTAGTTGTGTTAACAAAACTTGCTTGCCAAGAAAGCCAATTGTGGTGAGAGTAAAGAAAGGGGTAAGTGCCAATGTGTTTGTTGACAATAAAGCTTATAGAAATCATTTGAAGTCCAAATTAGATGCTACTCCAACTGACATGGAAAGTGCTGCTGTTGCTTTAGTTTGTTTCCAACAAAAAATACCTTTCATTGCCATTAGAGCATTGTCTGATTTAGCAGGAGGAGGTTCTGCATTGACTAATGAAGCATCTATATTTTTATCATTAGCCTCTCAAAATGCATTTGATGTTCTTGTCAAATTCATCTCTTTATTGTAA
- the LOC131637313 gene encoding bark storage protein A-like isoform X3, producing the protein MKFLSVLVLVLLGNSIEAYSEISQISLKEISNINSQGPYIGIVVPNAYELKPLLQSSSFVPHNKFLYFDFAGRHFRIGELEKKKVIVVMSGEGMLNAGLATQLLLTLFNVEGVLHYGIAGNVNSKFQVGDVTIPQYWAHTGLWHWQRFGEDSGDFNREFGHLKFSDYNNYTKHSKSVENILNKVWYLPEQIFPVDGALEVKQHAFWVPVDKNYFEIATKLKAMS; encoded by the exons atgaagtttctaaGTGTTCTCGTGCTTGTATTATTGGGAAATAGCATCGAGGCCTATAGTGaaatttctcaaatttctttGAAAGAAATCAGTAATATCAATAGCCAAGGACCATATATTGGTATAGTTGTGCCAAATGCCTATGAGTTGAAGCCTCTTCTTCAATCATCCAGTTTTGTGCCTCATAACAAGTTTCTTTACTTTGACTTTGCTG GAAGACATTTTCGCATTGGTGAATTGGAAAAGAAGAAGGTTATTGTTGTTATGAGTGGAGAGGGTATG CTAAATGCAGGTCTTGCTACCCAATTGTTGCTTACTTTGTTTAATGTTGAAGGAGTTCTTCATTATGGAATTGCTGGTAATGTAAATTCTAAATTCCAAGTTGGAGATGTGACTATTCCACAATATTGGGCTCACACAGGACTTTGGCATTGGCAG AGGTTTGGTGAAGACAGTGGAGATTTCAACAGAGAATTTGGCCATCTAAAGTTTTCCGATTACAATAACTATACAAAACATTCCAAATCAGTGGAAAATATTTTGAACAAGGTTTGGTATCTACCGGAGCAAATTTTTCCTGTGGACGGAGCTCTTGAAGTAAAGCAACATGCTTTTTGGGTTCCAGTTGATAAAAATTACTTTGAAATCGCAACAAAACTCAAG GCAATGTCATAA
- the LOC131637313 gene encoding bark storage protein A-like isoform X2, which translates to MSGEGMLNAGLATQLLLTLFNVEGVLHYGIAGNVNSKFQVGDVTIPQYWAHTGLWHWQRFGEDSGDFNREFGHLKFSDYNNYTKHSKSVENILNKVWYLPEQIFPVDGALEVKQHAFWVPVDKNYFEIATKLKNVELISCVNKTCLPRKPIVVRVKKGVSANVFVDNKAYRNHLKSKLDATPTDMESAAVALVCFQQKIPFIAIRALSDLAGGGSALTNEASIFLSLASQNAFDVLVKFISLL; encoded by the exons ATGAGTGGAGAGGGTATG CTAAATGCAGGTCTTGCTACCCAATTGTTGCTTACTTTGTTTAATGTTGAAGGAGTTCTTCATTATGGAATTGCTGGTAATGTAAATTCTAAATTCCAAGTTGGAGATGTGACTATTCCACAATATTGGGCTCACACAGGACTTTGGCATTGGCAG AGGTTTGGTGAAGACAGTGGAGATTTCAACAGAGAATTTGGCCATCTAAAGTTTTCCGATTACAATAACTATACAAAACATTCCAAATCAGTGGAAAATATTTTGAACAAGGTTTGGTATCTACCGGAGCAAATTTTTCCTGTGGACGGAGCTCTTGAAGTAAAGCAACATGCTTTTTGGGTTCCAGTTGATAAAAATTACTTTGAAATCGCAACAAAACTCAAG AATGTTGAATTGATTAGTTGTGTTAACAAAACTTGCTTGCCAAGAAAGCCAATTGTGGTGAGAGTAAAGAAAGGGGTAAGTGCCAATGTGTTTGTTGACAATAAAGCTTATAGAAATCATTTGAAGTCCAAATTAGATGCTACTCCAACTGACATGGAAAGTGCTGCTGTTGCTTTAGTTTGTTTCCAACAAAAAATACCTTTCATTGCCATTAGAGCATTGTCTGATTTAGCAGGAGGAGGTTCTGCATTGACTAATGAAGCATCTATATTTTTATCATTAGCCTCTCAAAATGCATTTGATGTTCTTGTCAAATTCATCTCTTTATTGTAA
- the LOC131637302 gene encoding DNA-directed RNA polymerases II and IV subunit 5A-like yields MVFSDEEITHLHRIYKTVLQMLRDRNYVVPETELDMTRQEFKSNFGDHMKREDLFISKSHKNNPSEKIYVFFVNDAKIGVKTVRCIIQRMFQENVSRGILVCQTPLSHYGRAAVTEMGSKCRLEVFLEDELLVNITMHYLVPPHQVLTDAEKKALLNKYTVKETQLPRILMTDPIAKYYGLRRGQVVRIIRPSETAGRYVTYRYVV; encoded by the exons ATGGTGTTTTCCGACGAAGAGATAACGCATCTACACAGAATCTACAAAACCGTTTTACAAATGTTACGAGACAGAAACTACGTTGTTCCAGAGACAGAACTCGACATGACGAGACAAGAATTCAAATCGAATTTCGGCGATCACATGAAGAGAGAAGATCTGTTTATTAGCAAAAGCCACAAAAACAATCCTTCTGAGAAAATCTATGTGTTCTTTGTTAATGATGCCAAAATCGGTGTTAAGACTGTTAGATGTATCATTCAAAGGATGTTTCAAGAGAATGTTTCTAGAGGTATTTTGGTTTGTCAGACTCCGCTTTCGCATTATGGAAGAGCTGCTGTTACTGAAATGGGGTCGAAATGTCGCCTTGAAGTCTTTCTG GAAGATGAACTTCTCGTTAACATCACGATGCACTATCTCGTACCGCCACATCAGGTGCTTACCGATGCTGAGAAGAAAGCTTTGCTCAATAAATACACTGTCAAAGAAACACAG CTACCTAGAATCCTGATGACGGATCCTATTGCGAAATATTATGGACTAAGGCGTGGACAAGTTGTCAGGATTATCCGGCCAAGTGAAACTGCGGGCAGATATGTTACATACCGATATGTTGTATAA